The genomic stretch GTATCGGCTTTATCGCCTCAGTCGCTTCCCGAGCATTATAATGCGGCATTGAGGCAAATAGATGGTGAATTACATGAGCATCCGTACAATGGTGAAATATCTTGTTCATAAGCGTACCATAATCACGGTCGACAGTCGATAATGCACCTCTTAGCCAACTCCACTCGGACGAGTCGTAATATGGTACCGAAGGATGTGTATGGTGTAGGTATGTGACTAGTACTACAAACATGTTTACTACCACCAACGGAATTCCGTATATACATATCATATGTACTAATCCATACGCCATTGCGAATCGATAGGCAGCATAAACGGTGACAAAAACCCCGGCATCAGAAATCAACACTTCGATGCTTTTACTGTGGATTGGACCGTATGGGTCGTAATGGCTTGCAAAACGCGAGTATTTCTTACCGGACACGTTAAATAAAAGGTATAAAGGCCAGCCAAGGGTTAGGGTAATTAAGAGTGTAATAACCCGACCGGGTGGATTATTAAAGTACTTGCTAAAATACCATTGGatattttctttctttcttggGACGTACACTTCCTCGTTTTCTAAGGAGCCAGTATTAGCGTGATGCCTTTTGTGACTCGTTTTGAAAGAGTAATATGGGACGAGTAGAGATGAATAGATGATTAACCCGACAATGTCATCAAGACGCTTGTATTCACTAAACGCGTTATGAGCACTTTCGTGACCTAAAACCCAAAGACCGAACATGATAGAGCCCTGCGCGAACCAATAGATAGCCCAAGCAATGTACGATAGGGGTTTAGGTAAAAGATCTATGTAGTTGTCGGCGATATAGTAAAGAATAAAAGCGATGGTTAAATCGTGTAGAAGATAAGAGAAAGAACGTAAAAGAGAACGATGGAAGCAATGAGGTGGTATGGCttttctaatttggttaattgTAAATGCTGGTTTTTCATAATAAGGTAGTTTTGTTGCAATTGTTTGTCCTCCTGCTCCCATGGCTTCTTTGATTTAATTTACCTGGTCATTAACAAGTAAATAACGTTAATTTAGGTGTTCATATGATGCATGTAATTATGTATGTTAACGTAGAAGAACATAATTTATCTATCACTACATACATGCAAatttatttttcataattttaagaaaaatgcttagatgattaatatttcatagtaaaaaaaaaaatgcaaatttAAAGGTAATTTTACTCTgtatttaatacggagtattatttactTTATTATATTACATTGTTTAAATAATGACTTTAAATATACCAAAAGAAACAATGAAATATAATAAACTCCGTTATTATTTTATCAAAAATAATTTTTCAAAAGCAATATACTCGATAATGTAATTTTTGTCAAAAAAAATACCTGATTTATTCCGCtctaataagtataataatataCTATAGTATGCAAAGAGCAGTAAATGTGAAGGTGATAATTACCTTTATTTGTGAtataaataaagataataaactcaCTATATAAGCAAAGAATTACTTCGTTATTATAGTTTTGAGAGTGAATGATGTGCAAAGTTAATACTCAAACATATTTATACTCGTATATTCACATGCAGGTGGGCCCACACAAACAACCTAGTAgaaatatttaatttaaattattttttttattgttgaatACTTCAAATATAAAAATGGGTTACATTTTAGAATTAGGGTAAGTGCCAATATCGAAGAGTATGATTAAAGATGTACGACTTTGAATGACCAAAGTACGTAGATAGGAATATAAGATTATCTCGGTCATAATACGAGTAAAGTCAATCAATCGCTGTCTTAGCGAGGAATTTAACGTACCAAGTCAAATTAGGTCGAATTCTAATACAGAATCTAGTGAAGTTTAACAGATTTAATCAGACAAAAATAATTTCGGTTATTGAAGAGTTGACTTTGACGAGGACCAACTCTCCCGACCAATTTTTTGTATGGAATTATGATtttaattagttttttttttttttttttttttttttttttttttggtgttgaccagggAGATCCCCTACCGACAATTTGGGACAATCTCCTTGAGTCTTGAaagcaatttaatgggttgacccctcccaaatttggttttttcattcgcaagagtcaagAATCGaaccctgaccacttgtttaagagatgagagtccttaccactcacaccagccaactttggtgtTTATGATTTTAATTAGTGATCAAACAAGAAATCTTGGGTTTTACACAATCATGTTACTAGGATCGGGATAGATCATACTTTGGATCGATGAATTTTCTAGAATTCAATCGGTAGGAACGGATCGTGTTTTTATATTACAAATTATTCTCGTATATAGTATTATAGTGTGAGCTTTCTAGAATTGTGTTATCAAAATATATACTGTATATGTTAAAATCTCATGCTTAAATCTCACACTATTATCTTAACACGTTCTTACTAATTATACATTCTCGTTTATAGTagatttttattttaaaagtcATATATACGTAAGATCGGGTCGTATAATCGTAGGATCGggttaagattttactttaaaaaaaaattgacacAAGTTGAATTATAAGATCTTACAAAATTAAAATCCTACCTAGGATCGGGATCGGTCACCACTTTTTAAATCatagaatcgtaagatcctacgaTTCGGATTGAGAGTTTAACAAAATATTCATTGTTATATTGTTGCATTTTTGCATATTAAGGATCTTACAATCGGTGAGTATTATTTTCGAAAAGTGATCTAGAAATATTACTTTGTGTACCCCTTTTTTGTGAACTttttgtttaattaattaatgttGTCTTTCCCCTAACCCGAGCAAGACCAAGCTCATGCTCAGCTCAGTTCGTTATCACCTCCAACTTAGAAAAAAAGTATTATGTGATTTAAATAATTACTCCATACTTACTAATTAAGGGGTATCATTTAATATGGCATACCATAATAAGAGACCGTGTTTCTATTATAAGCGATCATTTAATTATCGACAACATTAATTACTTATAAGCCAATTTTAATAAATTACGAGAAAACCAAAAACTGCTTTATCACGTTAAATCTTCGAATATACATGATAGTCTACAAACAACGTATAATAGGTTAATAACCATCGTTTATTACCAAGATGACAGATTCAAAACTTAGATGACAAAGTTCCAGGCCTTTAATAACTTCCTCAATTTTCTCTTTGCGAGGATTGAACCCGAGACCCTGCAAATTTTACCAAAGCTGCACTATTTTGTTATCATTAGTTATGCGTAGACTTAAGCTTGAATCTTGGATTCTTGGTGAACTTTCTCATAAAGTGTTAAGCATGCTTTTGGAAGACTTATCGTTTTGATTTTCTCCCTTTATGTTCCAAAATAACTAAAACTTGTTTGACATTTTCTGTTTGAAATATAGATAGTTTGAATTACGAGTTTTCATGTTGAAACTATCAGAGTTGAGAGGGATATCTTTTTAGCAAAGTAAACTAATAACTTTCCGCTTATTTCAATTTAATGTGAAACAACATATCACCCGTAACATTTTGCACGAGTTTAAAATCTCTTTTTGCATTTGCATGGGATCTacattaatcatttatttacaaaCTTTGCATTACATGCATGTTTCACATGTTTGGTTATGAATCTCTTCATCATACCAGAGACGAAGCTAAGCACAGTCCAATTATTAGGTTATAGCCCATATGAGTTTTTTGGGAAAAAATATACCCAACTTTTTTTCTCAAAAAACTAATTATGGTTAGAAATATAGATGAGATTGATATTTTTTGCCCTAGGTAAAATATAAACCTCGTTTCGTCCATGCATTATCCGACAGTATTGTGTGATTTAAGTTTATGATGTGGTTTATTTGCACAATTAATTTTGATACTTTTTACGTGAGATTAAATAGTACTTTTGAATGTACATTTTACATTTAGCTTTTGCTCATCCAAAATTATACATACAAGCAATTAACGTACATCGACGTTACATCGATGTGTTCATTCAAAATTGTACTCGTATAAGCAAACAAACGTACAAATAATCAAATATTATCTTGACTTTGCAAGATTATAAGAACGGAGAACTCTTCAAAGTTGGTTCATTATCTCCAGATTTTTAACCTTTTGTCAATCGTTGCCGCATATCACTTGCGTAGCTGCTAGGATATTGTCTTGACTTCCTGcacatgtttcggatttttgaAACGTGTGTCTTAAGGGCTCATATTAAGAAGCAATTAAAAGAGATTTATTTGTACAATTATCTCATGTAATAATTAGGAATGGAATAGAATAAAATTCATTTTGCGGAGAATTTaggtttttttttctctctttactCTTTAGTATATGCTTCTTAAATCAATAAACAAGTTAGACGAAGAAGCATATACCTTTTATTTTGCTCAAAAATAAGTCAAATCAATTTTTATTAAGTATTTTAATTTACTTTTCCaacatttttttaatttaaaaaaattataGATTTTGATGAAGACCAGGTTTTTAAGTTGTTTAAATGGTTGCTTAGGTTTACATACGTAACACCTTAAAACAAGTCAACATCGTCATATTATTATTAGTCAAATTTCACAATTTTTGATCATCCACAAACATCATCACGAGAATTTTTTTAGAAAATGTAGTTGAAAAATAAGTAAGTCGTTCCGAAAAGCTTCAAAATTAGAAGTTTTGCATGACTAATTCAATAAACAAGTTTAAAGTTATTCTATGTGACTTGACAAATTTGAAAGTAAAAATATTTTAACTTGAGATTTGCAAGTCACGAGGAATATAGTGATTATTTTCTCCAATATAGCAATATCGGCGTAGGCTTCAAAAAAGGAGGCGAGAAGACTCGAAGTGCTCGACATAACTCACTACTAACATGATGCAATGACTCCACTCCCACATACATAAAACGTTTTTCGAAAAAAACTACTCCTTTCATTTCAATTATTTTttcttttgtcttttttttttttaattctctgagtatattttaatcaaagacaaTTGAAACATagaaatttataaaaaaaaacttCGGGTATATTAAAGTCGCTAATTACAAATTAGTTGATTCAAAAGTAAAGGAACAACTTAGGATATACTCCGTAGTAGCTAATTGCAAATGACGTTTTTTAAACAAAGCGTATTTACAAAAATGAGACTGATTCCAAACTATTTACCCGACCCTAAACTAACGTTATTGCTCACATTGTTAGATAACACATTAACCAGAACTAATAATTAGGAAACAAACTTAAACTAATTTTTGAATCGTAATTCAAGAATAGTACTTACAAGTTACAACTGATCTATGGCCACCTATTAGATGTTACACCCAACGTAGGTAGTGTATGATGAGTACATTATCCTATTGATTCGATATTTCACTAACGTTGTTGCTCACATTGTTAGGAGACACATCAACCAGAActaataattagaaaaaaaaaaacttaaactAATTTCTGAATCACAATTCAACACTAGTGGTTATAacaccattttttttttggataatTCTGCTTTGTACTAATCAGGGCCGTCTCGGGGTTTTGGGGGCCCCTGTGCGAACTCTAGATATGGGGCCCTATATAACATTTTAATACATAGAATCTTAAAAAAGAAGGATAAAAAAAGTCCATAAATGTAGCTACCAAGCCTTGAACCTGAGACCATATATATAGAAACTCAATTACTAACCACCAAGACACTATTATTCATTGAATATTTAGTGTActctatttatttattctttcttttactTTGATTTCTGACCCAAAAATTTGGGGGCCCGGTGCAACCGCACGGCCCGCACGGGTCCAAAGACGGCCCTGGTACTAATCtagttaaataaaaataaatcaaacCTAAGTAAACCGTAATTATAAACCGAACCAGTATTAattcttaggccctgttcttttggaattAAATTGATCTgatctaaactgaatttataggatctgaactgaactgaactgaactaaacttataagatctgaactgaacttatagggtCTAAATTGAACTGAAATTATAGGATTTTAGCTGAActaacttataggatttgaactgaattaaaattatactccctcctattcactattttcttccttatttccttaaATGGATTATTCAGATTtttttcccctttcttatttttgaaacttttaatcttattttatttatcacTTTCTCCTATTTTCAAACCTCaccaactcttttactcatattttattactttcctttatgttttggcccaacaattccttatttaactcctaattattcatCTCTCTCACCTATCATCAAACCACACCCAatccttttactcttattttatttctttccttaaatcaTGTGGCCACAAACAAGGGGAAGAAAATAGAGACTAGAAGGAAGTAGGATTTtagctgaactaaacttataagatttgaactgaactaaactgaatttataggatctgaaataaacttaaattaagtgatttTAAGTCCAAAAAACATGACCTTattattttttgagtttttttgtcAAAAAGTACCTAACATTTAGGCCATTTTGCGCGCAGGTACCTAACATTAATTTTTTTGCCCAAAGGTACCTAAAGTTTATATATCCTTTGTTAACAAGTACCAACTAATGTTTTTCgttaaaaaaaaaagtcaaaattcCGTCTTGACCTaacaaaaaacatgttttttcaTTCAAATCGTATAATTGCACTTCATTTAAGGTGAGGAAGAAGATAAGATGGTCGGAATAGGAGATGAAGCGGAGAGAAAAGGTGGTGAAGTGGGGGAGTAAATATATTAAACATGATTAGAGATGAGATAAATAGGTTAAATTATATGAttattaatactccctccgttccagtcatatgtttacacttgctttattttcccctcacaaaataaaggaagtgtaaacatcTCACTGGAACGGAGGAAGTAGTTTTTAAGAAAGGGATTAAGGAGAGAAGCAAACAAATTCAGGTTTTCCGTCTTGTCAAGCCTTAAAGTTAAGTTTTAATTTTTTAACAGAAATTGTCAATTGGTACTTCTTAACAAGTGAATTATAAACTTAAAGTACCTTTGGGCCAAAAAAATAATGTTAAATACCTCCATGCAAAATGGCCTAAATGTTAGGTACCTTCTAAcaaaaaaactcttattttttagATGAATAACATTTTACAGAATATAAAAATGGGTAAGTGCCAATATCGAAGAGTATGATTATAGATGTACGACTTTGAATGACCAAAGTACGTGTAGATAGGAATATAGGATTGATTATCTCAGTCATAATACGAGTAAAGTCAATCAATCGCTGTGTTAGCAAGAATTTTAACGTACCAAGTCAAATTAGGTCGAATTCTAATACAGAATCTAGTGAAGTTTAACAAGAATTATTTAGACAAAAAGTAATTTCGGTTATTAGGGAGTTGACTTTGACGAGGACCAGCTCTAGCTCTCCCGACCTATTTTTTTGTTGTATGGaattatcattttggtgatcaaAAGTTATAAATGGTTTTCCATATTCAATGTTATATTGTCGCGCTTTTTTGTATATTAACGATCTTACCATCGGTGGAGATTATTTTCGAAAAGTGATCTAAAAATGCAGTCACTGATGCGCTTGCTCATCGTTCGACCTTGGATACTAATAATAGTTGCAACGTAGACTTTTTGTTTATTAATTAATGTTGTCTTTCCCCTAACCTGAGCAAGATCTCAGCTTGGCTCGTTATCACCTTTAACCGGGAAAAAAAggattatgtaatttaaattatttaataTGGCACACCCTAATAAGAGACCATATTTATATTATGAGCAATCATTTTATTATCGACAACTAACGTTAATTATTTATAAGCCTATTTTCTTAAATTACGAGTATTTTTTTAAATCACGTTAAACCTTCGAATATACATGATAGCTTACAAACAACGTATAATAGGTTAACCATCATTTATTACCAAGATGACAGATTCGAAATTTAGATGACAAAGTTCCAAGGCTTAAACAACTTCCTCAATTTTCTCTTGGAGGGGATCGAACCCGAGAACCTGCAAATTTTACCAAAGCTATTTTGTTATCATTACTTCATTAGTTATGCGTAGACTTAAGCTTGAATATTGGTGAACTCTCTCATAAAGCGTAAAGCATGCTTTTAGAAGACTTATCCTTTTGATTATCTCcctttattttctaaaataactaAAACTTTAATTTGACATTTTCGATATGAAACAACATATTACTTGTAACATTTTACACGAGTTCAAAATCTCGTTGTGCATTCGCATGAGATCTACATTAGTTATTTATTA from Silene latifolia isolate original U9 population chromosome 2, ASM4854445v1, whole genome shotgun sequence encodes the following:
- the LOC141641884 gene encoding delta(12)-fatty-acid desaturase FAD2-like, coding for MGAGGQTIATKLPYYEKPAFTINQIRKAIPPHCFHRSLLRSFSYLLHDLTIAFILYYIADNYIDLLPKPLSYIAWAIYWFAQGSIMFGLWVLGHESAHNAFSEYKRLDDIVGLIIYSSLLVPYYSFKTSHKRHHANTGSLENEEVYVPRKKENIQWYFSKYFNNPPGRVITLLITLTLGWPLYLLFNVSGKKYSRFASHYDPYGPIHSKSIEVLISDAGVFVTVYAAYRFAMAYGLVHMICIYGIPLVVVNMFVVLVTYLHHTHPSVPYYDSSEWSWLRGALSTVDRDYGTLMNKIFHHCTDAHVIHHLFASMPHYNAREATEAIKPILGEYYQSDNTPFHKALWREAKECLYVVADKGENNKGVWWYSNKL